The Argentina anserina chromosome 3, drPotAnse1.1, whole genome shotgun sequence genome includes a region encoding these proteins:
- the LOC126786188 gene encoding tRNA wybutosine-synthesizing protein 2/3/4, which translates to MEFERRKAATLTSLRSEVTDKSPKGTVDTPIIPLLDVINCHRDYFTTSSCSGRISILSQPTRRTTKKKASGGAWLYITHDPADPDAVLDLVFRRRSDQDEPELHQDDEVVFRFEPLIVAVECRDVAAAQLLVSKAIAAGFRESGITNSNKRVIIAIRCSIRLEVPLGSSREIMVSREYLRFLVGVANEKFEANRKRTDAFLDSLLSESGGFVAAAQDGGSYENAHPGSDGVNGSFSLSVVEVEVSGESEENLYLWGHSACALGEKVGSEILVFGGFGGVGRHARRNQCMLVDTLSGSLRRIRVESGPSPRLGHTACLVGDCVFVIGGRADPEKVLSDVWVLDIRKNEWKLVECSGDVFPPRHRHAAAVVGAKIYVFGGLNNDAVTSSLHVLDTDDMQWRLILVNGDGPCARHSHSMVASGSQLYMFGGYDGEQALGDLYRFDTQTSKCRWKKVKSSGRCPHSRFSHSTFVYKNHLGVIGGCPVRRHCQELSILDLRLCTWRHVKLESTDEDLFVRSTANIVGDDLVMIGGGASCYAFGTKFSKPMKIKLSPLKLRDDNLKPLVRELHTERNDTVKSEKRRHQQVQNVKTLAETPDLNSKSESTADGIQVDAYWVLKLEKKYAKIGKDILKKFGWLDLARKVYSIEGGLHICFPVIAKFSDVLKENQQDRMTNLFEGQSDDICEPAKGAKCLIDELTSSKALDILKECGATTLVDEVVEVRKTTKSPSKIMSEAVAPLLKDKGLPAGLLEELPTRWERLGDIVVLPVTSFKNPLWDSIAEELWPIVAKSVNATRLARQGCVASTGTRDSTLEILIGDNGWVDHRENGILYSFDATKCMFSWGNLSEKLRMGSLDCRDEIIVDLFAGIGYFTLPFLVRAKAKLVYACEWNPHAVEALQRNVQANSVADKCIILEGDNRITAPQGLADRICLGLIPSSESSWATAVRALRGDGGMLHVHGNVVDSEENSWTKHVSESIAEIARSQGHCWEISIEHLERVKWYAPHIRHVVADVRCRRAQK; encoded by the exons ATGGAGTTCGAGAGACGAAAAGCGGCGACACTGACGTCACTGAGGTCGGAGGTGACGGACAAGTCGCCGAAAGGCACGGTGGACACTCCGATCATTCCTCTCCTCGACGTCATCAACTGCCACCGCGACTACTTCACCACCAGCTCCTGCTCCGGCCGAATCTCCATCCTCTCCCAGCCGACCCGCCGCACCACCAAGAAGAAGGCATCCGGCGGCGCGTGGCTCTACATCACCCACGACCCTGCCGATCCCGACGCGGTCCTCGACCTCGTCTTCCGCCGCCGCTCCGATCAGGACGagccggagctccaccaggACGACGAGGTCGTTTTCAGATTCGAGCCGCTGATTGTCGCCGTGGAGTGCCGGGACGTGGCGGCGGCGCAGCTTCTGGTGTCGAAGGCCATCGCCGCCGGGTTCAGAGAGTCCGGCATTACGAATTCGAATAAGCGCGTGATTATCGCGATTCGGTGCTCGATAAGATTGGAGGTTCCGCTTGGGAGTAGCCGCGAGATTATGGTTTCTCGCGAGTATTTGAGGTTCCTTGTGGGCGTGGCAAACGAGAAATTCGAGGCCAATAGGAAGAGAACCGACGCTTTTCTGGACTCTCTGCTGAGTGAGAGTGGAGGCTTCGTGGCGGCGGCTCAGGACGGTGGAAGTTACGAAAATGCCCATCCCG GGTCCGATGGAGTTAACGGCAGCTTTAGTCTGTCTGTTGTGGAGGTAGAGGTTTCCGGGGAGTCTGAGGAGAATCTTTACTTGTGGGGACATTCGGCTTGTGCATTGGGTGAGAAGGTTGGGAGTGAGATTCTTGTGTTTGGTGGATTTGGAGGCGTTGGAAGACACGCGAGAAGAAATCAGTGTATGCTGGTTGATACATTGTCTGGTAGTTTGAGAAGGATTCGTGTGGAGAGTGGTCCTTCTCCGAGATTAGGCCACACGGCTTGTTTGGTTGGAGATTGTGTGTTTGTTATTGGAGGAAGGGCTGATCCGGAGAAAGTTTTGAGTGACGTATGGGTACTTGATATACGGAAGAATGAATGGAAACTGGTGGAGTGTTCTGGTGATGTGTTTCCTCCCAG GCATCGACATGCTGCAGCGGTTGTAGGAGCAAAGATATATGTGTTTGGTGGGCTCAACAATGATGCAGTGACTTCTTCTTTACATGTACTGGATACAGATGATATGCAGTGGAGGTTGATACTTGTCAATGGGGATGGCCCGTGTGCCCGACATTCTCACTCAATGGTGGCATCGGGATCTCAGCTATATATGTTTGGAGGATATGATGGTGAGCAAGCACTTGGAGACTTGTACAGGTTTGATACCCAAACATCTAAATGTAGATGGAAAAAAGTGAAGTCGTCTGGGAGATGTCCCCACTCAAGGTTCTCGCACTCCACGTTTGTCTACAAAAATCATCTGGGAGTTATTGGCGGTTGTCCAGTTAGACGACATTGCCAAGAGTTGTCAATACTTGATTTACGACTGTGCACATGGAGGCATGTAAAACTGGAATCCACCGACGAAGATTTGTTTGTACGTAGCACTGCCAATATTGTTGGTGATGATCTTGTTATGATTGGTGGCGGGGCATCTTGTTATGCATTTGGTACAAAGTTCAGTAAGccaatgaaaatcaaattgtCTCCCCTGAAGCTTAGAGATGATAATCTTAAACCACTTGTTAGAGAACTGCATACTGAACGAAATGATACTGTAAAGAGCGAAAAGAGAAGACATCAGCAGGTTCAAAATGTAAAAACATTAGCCGAGACTCCTGATCTAAATTCTAAGAGTGAATCCACGGCTGATGGCATACAGGTGGATGCATATTGGGTTCTGAAACTTGAAAAAAAGTATGCGAAAATAGGGAAGGACATACTGAAGAAGTTTGGGTGGTTAGATCTTGCAAGGAAGGTTTACTCCATCGAAGGTGGTTTACATATTTGTTTCCCTGTAATCGCAAAGTTTTCTGATGTACTGAAAGAGAATCAGCAGGATCGTATGACAAATTTATTTGAAGGACAGAGTGATGACATTTGTGAACCAGCTAAAGGAGCAAAATGTTTGATCGATGAGCTCACCTCTTCGAAAGCCTTAGATATTCTAAAGGAATGTGGTGCCACAACACTGGTAGATGAAGTCGTTGAAGTCAGAAAAACCACCAAATCTCCATCAAAAATAATGAGTGAAGCAGTGGCGCCTCTGCTAAAGGATAAAGGCCTACCTGCAGGATTGTTGGAGGAGCTGCCAACCAG ATGGGAGCGACTTGGAGATATTGTTGTGCTTCCAGTAACATCATTCAAGAATCCATTATGGGACTCAATTGCTGAGGAGCTCTGGCCTATTGTTGCCAAATCAGTAAATGCTACTCGCCTTGCTCGTCAA GGTTGTGTTGCATCAACTGGTACAAGAGACAGTACTTTGGAGATTCTTATAGGAGATAATGGGTGGGTTGATCATCGTGAAAATGGAATACTCTATTCTTTTGATGCTACTAAGTGCATGTTCTCCTGGGGTAACCTTTCTGAGAAGCTCCGTATGGGCTCTCTGGATTGTAGAGATGAGATCATTGTGGATTTATTTGCTGGAATTGGATATTTTACGCTGCCATTTCTTGTCAG GGCCAAGGCAAAACTAGTTTATGCTTGTGAATGGAATCCTCATGCTGTTGAGGCACTCCAGAGAAATGTACAAGCAAATTCCGTTGCCGATAAGTGCATCATTCTTGAAGGAGATAACCGGATAACTGCACCTCAA GGACTAGCTGATCGGATCTGCCTTGGTCTCATTCCATCAAGTGAATCTAGCTGGGCTACTGCTGTTAGGGCATTAAG GGGTGATGGTGGAATGCTACATGTGCATGGAAATGTCGTGGACTCAGAAGAGAATTCATGGACAAAACATGTATCAGAATCAATAGCTGAAATTGCCAGATCTCAAG GTCATTGCTGGGAGATTTCAATAGAACATTTGGAGAGAGTAAAATGGTATGCCCCGCACATCCGTCATGTTGTTGCAGATGTAAGATGTAGACGTGCACAGAAATAA
- the LOC126789489 gene encoding putative F-box/FBD/LRR-repeat protein At3g59240, translated as MESKPDTWDIMEGTSRKRMKTGVIVEANTMRPSLPDLVIHRLLTQLLPTKDAHRMSFLSKQWEGVWSLSPVLDFDESTEVHDDDVIPEKQVEHRNFTNMLKRYLEYRESDKTTQVLDRFRLRMTRYLYEDYSIVDNWLDFAYKRSVKEVDLSLELGWHKLRRPNPEISWEKQVEYVYCLSPVSFFHAKSITTLNLEFVRIRRRYSTSAELEHARVLPCLKNMSLKSVYLDEHSLEDLILVCPSIECLSLDSCCFEYSEISVSSSSLKSLEVKHCDARNIVVFNCLNLEYVTFLSELPLSRALFLACYNLKHISIHGQYLRRLVLHKCHDSLEATIHTPGLFSFRFDGSLKSKLYLKDPDLQKPIITLKDNYNGESHNNIQALRDFLEAFDGAVDNMDLYISDCNAITFPVRFRATYSSPLPGRKVLVLTMLHNPTKANDISDLNDFLSWMASALSMVRY; from the coding sequence ATGGAATCAAAGCCTGACACTTGGGATATCATGGAAGGAACATCTCGAAAACGAATGAAGACAGGGGTCATAGTAGAGGCCAACACAATGAGACCTTCTTTGCCTGATCTTGTTATTCATCGATTACTCACACAGCTGCTTCCGACTAAAGATGCGCATCGCATGAGCTTTCTTTCCAAGCAATGGGAAGGTGTTTGGTCGCTGAGCCCCGTATTAGATTTTGATGAGTCCACAGAGGTTCATGACGATGACGTAATTCCCGAAAAACAAGTTGAACACAGGAACTTCACCAACATGTTGAAGAGGTACTTGGAATATCGAGAGAGCGACAAGACGACGCAAGTTTTGGATAGATTCAGACTTCGCATGACAAGATACTTGTATGAAGATTATAGCATCGTAGACAATTGGTTGGATTTTGCATATAAGAGGAGCGTCAAGGAGGTTGATCTTAGCCTCGAATTAGGTTGGCATAAACTTCGTCGCCCTAACCCTGAAATAAGTTGGGAAAAACAGGTCGAATATGTATATTGCCTATCCCCAGTGAGTTTTTTTCATGCAAAATCCATAACTACATTGAATTTGGAGTTTGTGAGAATACGAAGGAGGTACAGTACTAGTGCAGAGCTTGAACATGCAAGAGTTCTTCCTTGTTTGAAAAACATGTCCCTGAAAAGCGTCTACCTAGACGAGCACTCTCTTGAGGACTTAATTCTGGTGTGCCCTTCCATCGAATGCCTGTCATTAGATTCATGTTGTTTCGAATATTCGGAAATTAGCGTTTCAAGTTCTAGTCTCAAATCTTTGGAAGTGAAGCACTGCGATGCTCGCAATATTGTGGTATTTAACTGCTTGAACCTTGAATATGTTACATTCTTATCAGAACTCCCACTCTCGAGGGCGCTCTTTTTAGCATGCTACAATTTGAAACATATCAGCATCCATGGTCAGTACTTGAGAAGACTTGTTTTGCATAAATGCCATGATAGCCTAGAGGCCACCATCCATACTCCGGGTCTTTTTAGTTTTAGATTCGATGGTTCTCTGAAATCCAAACTCTATCTAAAAGATCCAGATCTACAGAAACCCATCATCACTTTGAAAGACAATTACAATGGAGAATCACATAACAATATTCAAGCACTGAGAGATTTTCTTGAGGCATTTGATGGTGCTGTCGACAATATGGATCTCTACATCTCGGATTGTAACGCTATCACTTTTCCAGTAAGATTCAGAGCGACATACTCGTCACCTTTGCCTGGGCGTAAGGTGCTTGTGCTCACCATGTTGCATAATCCGACGAAGGCAAACGATATCTCCGACTTGAATGACTTCTTGAGTTGGATGGCATCTGCATTATCAATGGTACGGTACTAA